Proteins co-encoded in one Deinococcus fonticola genomic window:
- the brxL gene encoding BREX system Lon protease-like protein BrxL, which translates to MTEIMTDELDRKAASAFEGYIVRKDLAQRFKGQYPVPTYVGEFLLGRYCATTDQEEIREGLEVVERLMSERTVRAGTQELFKARARERGSVKLIDLVTARLDAKTDSYLVELPSLQLKDVRITSELVQEHERMLTGGFYAEVELEYDAVIAAEKNGRPFGVASLRPIQLSKRSALEEMARGRAEFTTEEWKALLLRSVGFEPEALSERARDVLLLRMVPFVERNYNSVELGPRGTGKSHLFQQVSPYSHLVSGGKATVARMFVNNANGQRGLVTQYDVVCFDEVSGVSFDQKDGVNIMKGYMESGEFSRGRESIRADGGVVMVGNFDVDVAHQQRIGHLFGPMPPEMRDDTALMDRIHAYLPGWDVPKLNSALFTQHFGLVSDFLAECWHQLRFEGRWNKVAHRVRLGGALSGRDTTAVQRTVGGLLKLISPDEAAEIKDADLEWAVRLALEMRRRVKEQQKRIGSAEFRNTHFSYQLGEDAVERFVATPELQSDDSIGSDPLPPGQVWALGSGGQDEHAGLYRIDVNEGPGSGVRVLNNPVPRPFQESIRFAEQNLYSQARTLVGEREPRQHEYSVQLRAFDSARSGSGLGLPALLALCSALLERPLKGGLLAAGHLNLGGGIDPVHNAIDLAELAAEKRAAALLLPISARKQLNDLSDDVAAKLTILYYTDARDALIKALQE; encoded by the coding sequence ATGACTGAGATCATGACCGACGAACTCGACCGCAAGGCCGCCAGCGCCTTTGAGGGTTACATCGTGCGCAAAGACCTGGCCCAGCGCTTTAAAGGCCAGTACCCGGTGCCCACCTACGTGGGGGAATTCCTGCTGGGGCGGTACTGTGCGACGACAGATCAGGAAGAAATCCGGGAAGGGCTGGAAGTCGTCGAGCGGCTGATGAGTGAACGCACCGTTCGTGCCGGCACCCAGGAACTGTTCAAAGCGCGGGCCAGGGAACGTGGCAGCGTTAAACTTATTGATCTGGTCACGGCAAGGTTGGACGCGAAAACGGACTCGTATCTGGTCGAACTACCTAGCCTGCAACTCAAGGACGTGCGTATTACCTCGGAACTGGTGCAGGAGCACGAGCGGATGCTGACCGGCGGCTTCTACGCTGAGGTCGAACTGGAGTATGACGCCGTGATCGCCGCCGAGAAGAACGGGCGGCCTTTCGGCGTGGCTTCCCTACGTCCCATCCAGCTGTCGAAACGCTCGGCCCTCGAGGAAATGGCGCGTGGACGGGCGGAGTTTACCACTGAGGAATGGAAGGCGCTCCTCCTCAGAAGCGTGGGATTCGAACCTGAGGCCCTCTCCGAGCGGGCCAGGGACGTCCTGCTACTGCGTATGGTGCCGTTCGTCGAGCGCAACTACAACTCGGTGGAGCTTGGCCCCCGCGGTACCGGGAAATCTCACCTGTTCCAGCAGGTGTCGCCGTATTCACACCTGGTATCGGGCGGGAAAGCCACCGTGGCCCGCATGTTCGTGAATAACGCCAACGGGCAGCGCGGCCTGGTCACGCAGTACGACGTGGTGTGCTTTGATGAGGTCTCCGGCGTGTCCTTTGACCAGAAAGACGGCGTGAACATCATGAAGGGCTACATGGAGAGCGGCGAATTTTCGCGGGGGCGTGAAAGCATCCGCGCGGACGGCGGCGTGGTGATGGTCGGGAACTTCGACGTGGACGTGGCCCACCAGCAGCGCATTGGGCATCTGTTTGGCCCAATGCCCCCTGAGATGCGCGATGACACTGCACTGATGGACCGCATTCACGCTTACCTGCCAGGCTGGGACGTGCCCAAACTGAACAGTGCGCTGTTCACCCAGCATTTTGGGCTGGTCAGCGATTTCCTGGCTGAGTGCTGGCACCAGCTGCGCTTCGAGGGACGCTGGAATAAAGTCGCTCACCGTGTCCGGCTGGGTGGGGCCTTGAGTGGCCGGGATACCACCGCCGTACAGCGCACCGTTGGTGGTCTGCTGAAGCTGATTTCGCCGGATGAGGCCGCTGAAATTAAAGACGCCGACTTGGAGTGGGCAGTGCGGCTGGCCCTCGAGATGCGCCGCCGGGTGAAGGAGCAGCAAAAGCGCATTGGCAGCGCCGAGTTCCGAAATACGCACTTCAGTTACCAGCTGGGAGAAGATGCGGTGGAGCGGTTCGTCGCCACACCGGAACTTCAGAGCGACGATTCGATAGGCTCTGACCCATTGCCGCCTGGACAGGTCTGGGCACTCGGTTCTGGTGGGCAAGATGAACACGCCGGGCTGTACCGGATTGATGTGAATGAGGGGCCAGGCAGCGGGGTTCGGGTACTCAACAATCCGGTGCCGCGTCCCTTCCAGGAGAGCATCCGCTTCGCCGAGCAGAACCTGTATTCCCAGGCCAGGACGCTGGTCGGAGAACGGGAGCCGCGCCAGCATGAGTACAGCGTGCAGCTCCGGGCCTTCGACTCGGCCCGCAGCGGCAGCGGGCTGGGCTTGCCGGCCCTGCTGGCGCTGTGCAGCGCTCTGCTGGAAAGGCCTCTCAAGGGCGGGTTGCTTGCGGCGGGTCATCTGAACCTGGGCGGCGGCATAGACCCGGTGCATAACGCTATCGACCTGGCGGAGCTGGCTGCGGAGAAACGCGCCGCGGCCCTGCTGCTGCCCATCAGCGCACGCAAGCAACTCAACGACCTGTCGGACGACGTGGCCGCCAAACTGACCATTCTGTACTACACCGATGCACGGGACGCTCTTATCAAGGCATTACAGGAGTGA